Proteins encoded by one window of Serratia nevei:
- the aroK gene encoding shikimate kinase AroK encodes MAEKRNIFLVGPMGAGKSTIGRQLAQQLNMEFFDSDQEIERRTGADVGWVFDVEGEEGFRDREEKVINELTEKQGIVLATGGGSVKSRETRNRLSARGVVVYLETTIEKQLARTQRDKKRPLLQVDSPPREVLEALAKERNPLYEEIADVTIRTDDQSAKVVANQIINMLESN; translated from the coding sequence ATGGCAGAGAAACGCAATATCTTTCTGGTTGGGCCTATGGGTGCCGGCAAAAGCACTATTGGCCGTCAGTTAGCTCAGCAACTCAATATGGAGTTCTTCGACTCCGATCAAGAAATTGAGCGACGTACCGGAGCTGACGTGGGCTGGGTATTCGACGTGGAAGGGGAAGAAGGTTTCCGCGATCGTGAAGAAAAAGTCATTAATGAACTGACGGAAAAACAAGGGATTGTGTTGGCGACCGGCGGCGGTTCGGTGAAGTCGCGCGAAACGCGCAACCGTCTGTCCGCGCGCGGCGTGGTGGTCTATCTGGAAACCACGATCGAGAAGCAGCTGGCTCGCACCCAGCGTGATAAAAAACGCCCGCTGCTGCAGGTCGATTCTCCGCCGCGTGAAGTGCTGGAAGCCTTGGCGAAAGAGCGCAATCCGTTGTATGAAGAGATTGCCGATGTCACCATCCGCACCGACGATCAGAGCGCTAAAGTGGTTGCTAACCAGATCATCAACATGCTGGAAAGCAACTGA